One part of the Solanum dulcamara chromosome 3, daSolDulc1.2, whole genome shotgun sequence genome encodes these proteins:
- the LOC129882986 gene encoding 2-hydroxyisoflavanone dehydratase-like has translation MDSGDNEVAIDFPNLIRVYNNGRVERLFGSPTVPPSPEDSATGVSSKDIHISPEIKARIYLPKLKNSTTDQNLPILVYYHGGAFCLESAFSFLDHRYLNRIVAESNIIAVSVEYRLAPENPLPVAYEDSWAVLQWVGSHVESKPGFKKEPWLVNHGDFEKVLIGGDSAGGNIVHNLALRSGFESLNCGIKILGSLLCFPFFLTSKDFKEDSLPSRIWGFVNPSAEDGVDDPRINPFVEKAQSLSTLGCLKILVCVAEKDELRNIGIQYVKAVKKSGWKGEIELIDVEGEDHCFQIFDTETEKGKNLIKGMANFINKYSV, from the coding sequence ATGGATTCCGGCGACAACGAGGTGGCAATTGATTTCCCTAATCTCATCCGTGTCTACAATAATGGCCGTGTTGAGCGGTTGTTCGGTTCACCGACCGTTCCACCATCGCCGGAAGACTCTGCCACCGGCGTCTCCTCAAAAGACATACACATTTCACCGGAAATCAAAGCTAGAATTTacctcccaaaactcaaaaacagtACTACCGACCAAAACCTTCCAATCTTAGTCTACTATCACGGCGGCGCATTCTGTCTCGAATCCGCCTTTTCTTTCCTCGACCACCGTTACCTTAACCGCATAGTCGCCGAATCAAATATTATCGCCGTTTCAGTTGAATACCGTCTTGCCCCAGAAAACCCACTTCCGGTAGCATACGAAGATTCATGGGCCGTTCTTCAATGGGTGGGGTCCCATGTTGAATCAAAACCCGGGTTCAAAAAGGAACCGTGGTTAGTTAACCATGGTGATTTTGAGAAGGTATTAATTGGAGGTGATAGTGCTGGAGGTAACATAGTTCATAATTTAGCTCTCAGATCTGGATTTGAGAGCTTAAATTGTGGAATTAAAATCTTGGGTTCTCTTCTCTGTTTTCCATTTTTCTTAACATCGAAAGATTTTAAGGAAGACAGTTTACCCAGTAGGATTTGGGGGTTTGTAAATCCATCAGCTGAAGATGGAGTTGATGATCCAAGAATTAATCCGTTTGTTGAAAAAGCTCAAAGTTTATCAACATTGGGTTGTTTGAAGATTTTAGTGTGTGTTGCAGAGAAAGATGAACTGAGAAATATTGGGATACAGTATGTTAAAGCAGTGAAGAAAAGTGGATGGAAAGGGGAAATTGAATTGATTGATGTTGAAGGAGAAGATCATTGCTTTCAAATTTTTGATACTGAGACTGAAAAAGGCAAAAATCTGATTAAGGGAATGGCTAATTTTATCAACAAGTATTCTGTGTGA
- the LOC129881800 gene encoding tabersonine synthase-like, whose protein sequence is MASDDNVVVKEVEDYFRLYKSGRVERFYDVHGSFYIPPLPENPTSGALSKDITILPHVSARLYLPENTTTGQKLPVLVYYHGGGLCIESAFFTWTHRYVNSLASELNGVAVSVDYRLAPEVDVPTIYEDCWTAFQWVISHADENSSSTNNKNSWLSNYGDFSKMFLVGDSAGGNIVYHMTMRAGKEILNNNTVKITGSIFAYPYFLIRDIDIDEQGLAYKIWVNICPPLESGLLSPIDSPLINPLCEKAPSLYGLGCSRILVCMGKKDDVIPLGIGVRFVEGVKKSGWDGKLKYLEVDDGHSFQIYKPESEEAKHMMKCYAAFIHR, encoded by the coding sequence ATGGCTTCTGACGACAATGTGGTAGTCAAAGAAGTCGAAGACTACTTCCGGTTATACAAAAGCGGCCGCGTTGAGCGTTTCTATGACGTACACGGCTCCTTCTACATTCCGCCGTTGCCAGAAAACCCAACTTCCGGCGCTTTATCCAAAGACATCACTATCTTACCCCACGTCTCCGCCAGACTCTATCTCCCGGAAAATACCACCACCGGCCAAAAACTCCCCGTCTTAGTTTATTACCACGGCGGCGGGCTTTGCATTGAATCCGCCTTTTTTACTTGGACTCACCGTTACGTCAACTCTTTAGCTTCCGAATTAAATGGCGTTGCTGTTTCAGTAGATTACCGCTTAGCCCCAGAAGTTGATGTGCCAACGATTTACGAAGATTGTTGGACTGCATTTCAATGGGTCATTTCACACGCAGATGAAAATTCCTCTAGTACTAATAATAAAAACTCGTGGTTATCAAATTATGGTGATTTTAGTAAAATGTTTTTAGTTGGGGACAGCGCCGGTGGCAATATAGTGTACCACATGACTATGAGGGCCGGCAAAGAAATCTTGAATAATAATACGGTGAAAATTACCGGATCGATTTTTGCGTACCCATATTTCTTAATTCGAGATATAGATATTGATGAACAAGGTTTGGCTTATAAGATTTGGGTCAATATTTGTCCGCCATTAGAGTCCGGGTTATTATCCCCAATTGATAGTCCATTGATTAACCCGCTTTGTGAAAAAGCTCCTTCTTTATACGGGTTAGGTTGTTCAAGGATTTTGGTGTGTATGGGAAAAAAAGATGATGTAATTCCTTTAGGAATTGGGGTTCGATTTGTTGAAGGTGTGAAGAAGAGCGGATGGGATGGAAAATTGAAGTATCTTGAGGTTGACGATGGACATTCCTTTCAGATTTATAAACCTGAATCTGAAGAAGCTAAgcatatgatgaaatgttatgcTGCTTTCATCCATCGCTAG